One region of Primulina tabacum isolate GXHZ01 chromosome 17, ASM2559414v2, whole genome shotgun sequence genomic DNA includes:
- the LOC142531268 gene encoding alkylbase DNA glycosidase-like protein mag2 has protein sequence MGEKTQTPIETPPKQEAQFQIDAAQAPATHASAIQRTDYVSVSPPRAPAVADTEIAHSTLNPSKIPIRPQKIRKLSIPTLTSGENPPPPPVQTGVSDESSSAAPSAIIASSATPTTPTTSRNRRRGASRALPQVIKPLSAEGEVELALHHLRAADPLLVPIIETLPPPQFESHHPPFLALAKSILYQQLAYKAGTSIYTRFVSLCGGEDFVCPDSVLALSSQQLKQIGVSGRKASYLHDLANKYKSGILSDETVVKMDDRSLFTLLSMVKGIGSWSVHMFMIFSLHRPDVLPVSDLGVRKGVQLLHGLEELPRPSQMEQLCEKWRPYRSVGAWYMWRVVEGKGAPSLGSAVALEDNVMQPLQQIEASQDGQQHLHQLQFVESVGNLGACIWNH, from the exons ATGGGTGAGAAAACCCAAACCCCCATCGAAACCCCGCCAAAACAAGAAGCTCAATTCCAAATCGACGCCGCCCAAGCTCCTGCAACTCACGCTTCTGCAATTCAGCGAACGGATTACGTGTCCGTGTCTCCTCCCCGGGCCCCGGCCGTCGCCGATACCGAAATCGCCCACAGCACTCTTAACCCTTCCAAAATTCCAATTCGGCCCCAAAAAATTCGCAAACTTTCCATCCCTACCCTAACTTCAGGGGAGAATCCCCCGCCGCCGCCGGTTCAAACCGGCGTCTCCGATGAGTCCTCCTCCGCGGCCCCTTCAGCAATCATCGCATCCTCCGCCACTCCCACTACGCCAACCACCTCAAGGAACCGGCGGCGCGGCGCCTCCAGAGCTCTTCCTCAGGTAATCAAACCTTTATCTGCCGAAGGAGAAGTTGAATTGGCCCTGCATCACCTCCGGGCTGCTGACCCTTTACTTGTTCCGATAATCGAAACCCTCCCACCTCCTCAATTTGAGTCCCACCATCCCCCATTCCTTGCCCTCGCAAAGAGTATTCTCTACCAGCAACTTGCTTATAAAGCTGGCACCTCCATATATACACGTTTCGTCTCCCTTTGTGGCGGTGAAGACTTTGTCTGCCCTGATTCTGTCCTTGCCCTTTCTTCTCAGCAGCTAAAGCAAATCGGTGTCTCTGGTCGTAAGGCCAGCTATTTGCATGACCTCGCTAATAAGTACAAGTCCGGAATTTTATCAGATGAAACCGTTGTAAAAATGGACGACAGGTCGCTCTTCACGTTGCTTTCAATGGTTAAGGGGATTGGTTCTTGGTCGGTACATATGTTCATGATATTCTCCCTGCACAGGCCGGATGTTTTGCCTGTGAGCGACTTAGGGGTTAGGAAAGGTGTTCAGTTGTTGCATGGTTTGGAAGAATTACCGAGACCTTCACAGATGGAACAGTTGTGTGAGAAGTGGAGGCCTTATAGGTCTGTCGGGGCATGGTACATGTGGCGAGTCGTAGAGGGAAAGGGTGCCCCTAGTCTTGGTTCTGCGGTTGCATTAGAGGATAATGTCATGCAGCCTCTACAACAGATTGAAGCGTCACAAGATGGGCAGCAGCATCTACATCAATTGCAGTTTGTGGAATCAGTTGGAAACCTCGG GGCATGTATCTGGAACCATTGA
- the LOC142531645 gene encoding zinc-finger homeodomain protein 2-like — MERRDQGREKIPPPHNQESSMKLPLAHLVSTPSDRRRNATVSTHREISIFSPMQTLDQLGNEENPTQDLDPTTAKTVGMSSSKTPTPPLLRQDSPQKSPPAEASTPFNSATSITYRECLKNHAANTGNYVVDGCREFMLGGEEGTQESLKCAACDCHRNFHRKEVTSGLGPLHFLALPTLNSRQNSTTAAAFQLHLATTVASMPPTMVNFAGNSGGLGEAESSSEYLDMFQPIPGGYALIQHSSPGSKRRFRTKFTQEQKDKMHEFATKLGWSLQNEDDQEMQKFCREVGVKRRVFKQCRERRKSAASRDHRFEA, encoded by the exons ATGGAGCGTAGAGATCAAGGAAGGGAAAAAATACCCCCACCACACAACCAAGAATCATCAATGAAGTTGCCTCTTGCACATCTAGTTTCAACCCCATCGGATAGACGAAGAAACGCGACGGTTTCGACCCACCGTGAGATCTCTATTTTTAGCCCTATGCAAACCCTAGATCAGCTCGGCAATGAAGAAAACCCCACCCAAGATCTCGATCCAACCACCGCGAAAACCGTTGGCATGTCAAGTTCAAAGACACCAACTCCACCACTTCTGAGACAGGACTCACCACAAAAATCTCCACCAGCTGAAGCTTCCACCCCTTTTAACAGTGCCACATCAATTACCTATAGAGAGTGCCTCAAGAATCATGCTGCAAACACCGGAAACTATGTGGTGGATGGATGCAGAGAATTCATGCTTGGTGGAGAAGAGGGAACCCAAGAATCCCTCAAGTGCGCAGCCTGTGATTGTCACCGGAACTTCCATCGGAAAGAGGTCACGAGCGGGCTGGGACCGTTGCATTTCCTAGCTCTCCCGACACTTAATAGCAGACAAAACTCGACCACGGCAGCTGCATTTCAGCTACATCTTGCCACCACCGTCGCTTCTATGCCGCCCACAATGGTGAATTTTGCGGGAAACAGTGGTGGACTAGGGGAGGCAGAATCATCCAGCGAGTATCTGGACATGTTCCAGCCCATACCAGGCGGATATGCATTGATCCAACATTCCTCTCCAGGATCGAAAAGGCGATTCAGGACTAAATTCACTCAAGAACAGAAGGACAAGATGCATGAATTCGCAACTAAACTGGGGTGGAGCCTTCAAAACGAAGATGATCAAGAAATGCAGAAGTTTTGCCGTGAAGTTGGGGTGAAAAGGCGAGTTTTTAAG CAATGCAGGGAGAGGAGGAAGTCAGCAGCCAGCAGGGACCATCGATTTGAGGCTTAA
- the LOC142530685 gene encoding uncharacterized protein LOC142530685: MKLPLSAPLERLRNAILSTRRGISIFSPMQTLDQILFEENPAQDPHPTAAEAGGDSSSTPSQPPPLRESPQPPKPEASFHFQRCRINQIPQIPPCCTQPVSIKNTSPNTEQSSIATPSESPKKSQKSFMDVSAIEKQKKTLRCFYHKPNNSWLNLENDRMNLQCVVDHQEMVSHCWQNATTGHAAFASCSIKKRKAELQFDVEESGDVKSDITAKADKETSANTCSKPNSKTNSEVQKPDYIHVRARRGQATDSHSLAERARREKISKKMKCLQDLVPGCNKVTGKAGMLDEIIIYVQSLQKQVEFLSMKLATSNTRFDSGIDNLLANSTCFDYDPMQQEGTTSCGGTDMELDQSQMVPQMFPDPFLDSSCIPQIQQLPGWEVDWQNLFNVGFH, translated from the exons ATGAAGTTGCCTCTTTCAGCTCCTTTGGAGAGACTGAGGAACGCAATCCTTTCGACCCGTCGTGGGATTTCCATTTTCAGCCCAATGCAAACCCTAGATCAGATCCTCTTTGAAGAAAACCCCGCCCAAGATCCACATCCAACCGCCGCGGAAGCCGGTGGTGATTCAAGCTCGACCCCATCACAACCACCTCCGCTGCGAGAATCGCCACAACCTCCAAAACCTGAAGCTAGCTTCCACTTTCAACGATGCCGCATCAATCAAATT CCTCAGATTCCACCGTGCTGCACACAACCAGTTTCCATCAAGAACACTTCGCCAAACACTGAACAGAGCTCTATTGCAACACCATCTGAATCTCCTAAGAAATCACAGAAAAGTTTCATGGACGTGAGCGCGATCGAAAAACAAAAGAAGACGCTACGATGCTTTTATCACAAGCCGAATAATTCTTGGTTGAATCTAGAAAATGATCGGATGAACCTACAATGTGTGGTTGATCACCAAGAAATGGTGTCCCACTGCTGGCAGAATGCAACCACCGGTCATGCTGCTTTCGCTTCATGTTCGATCAAGAAGAGAAAAGCCGAG TTGCAGTTTGATGTTGAGGAATCGGGAGACGTGAAATCGGATATCACTGCGAAAGCTGATAAAGAAACTTCAGCAAACACTTGTTCTAAGCCAAATTCAAAGACTAATTCCGAGGTTCAGAAACCTGATTATATTCATGTTCGGGCACGACGCGGCCAAGCTACCGATAGCCACAGCTTAGCAGAAAGA GCAAGAAGGGAAAAAATCAGCAAGAAAATGAAGTGTCTGCAGGATTTAGTCCCTGGATGCAACAAAGTTACTGGAAAAGCTGGCATGCTTGATGAGATAATCATCTATGTCCAGTCTCTACAAAAGCAAGTTGAG TTTCTTTCCATGAAACTGGCTACTTCAAACACAAGATTCGACTCGGGGATCGATAATTTATTAGCCAACTCGACTTGCTTCGATTATGATCCAATGCAACAGGAGGGAACAACAAGTTGTGGTGGCACAGATATGGAATTGGATCAATCTCAAATGGTGCCTCAGATGTTCCCTGATCCTTTCCTCGATTCTTCTTGCATCCCT CAAATACAACAGCTACCTGGTTGGGAGGTTGATTGGCAAAATCTGTTCAATGTTGGCTTTCATTAA